One window from the genome of Sesamum indicum cultivar Zhongzhi No. 13 linkage group LG15, S_indicum_v1.0, whole genome shotgun sequence encodes:
- the LOC105178145 gene encoding cytochrome P450 CYP82D47-like yields the protein MMNLLPWQLAALLAPLIILLVTAFYYLTSTGNKRILEKNLPPQAAGGWPVIGHLRLLSGPELPHIILSDMADKYGPIFSIRLGVHSALIVSSWEITKECFTTNDMIFCDRPRTAAIQHMSYDFAMFGLGKYGPYWRELRKISVQKLLSNRKIETLGHLYVSEIRALMRSLYNSCVDGKAPSPLEMRKLFGDLSLKVIVRVVAGNIVVGSHDEKKGLEEKWRKTIGEFFRAMGVLTVPDVLPYLKWLDWFGGMSKAFEKTGRMMDSLLQEWVEEHKTRSRISERDESFMAEMMRVADGIAEEFPDYDADTITKATCQTMMLGGSDTTSVTLTWTLCLLLNNQHTLKRAQEELDKHIGRERLVKESDLEKLVYIKAIIKETLRIQPSAPLLPPRESVEDCTVAGYHIPAGTRLIVNMWKLHRDPRVWDDPLEFQPERFLVKHKEVDVQGKHYELLPFGGGRRICPGISFALQVMEFALASFLHGFEIEKFLDDAIDMTGSFGSTNMKAKPLEVFLKPRLSPDLYA from the exons ATGATGAACCTGTTACCATGGCAGCTTGCAGCCTTGCTTGCTCCACTCATAATTCTTTTGGTTACTGCTTTCTACTATCTGACAAGCACAGGCAACAAAAGAATTCTCGAGAAAAACTTACCCCCGCAGGCAGCCGGAGGATGGCCTGTAATTGGTCACCTGCGTTTGCTCTCCGGGCCCGAGCTACCTCACATAATCCTGTCAGACATGGCAGACAAATACGGCCCGATTTTCAGTATTCGTTTGGGAGTACACAGCGCGCTGATTGTGAGCAGTTGGGAAATAACAAAGGAATGCTTCACCACCAACGATATGATCTTCTGCGACCGGCCAAGAACCGCTGCGATTCAGCACATGAGCTACGATTTCGCCATGTTCGGCCTCGGAAAATACGGCCCCTACTGGAGGGAGCTTCGCAAGATTTCCGTGCAGAAGCTGCTGTCCAACCGCAAGATTGAAACTCTTGGCCATCTATACGTATCCGAAATCAGGGCCCTGATGAGATCGTTGTATAATTCGTGCGTCGACGGGAAAGCGCCGTCCCCGCTGGAAATGAGGAAACTGTTCGGGGACCTGAGCTTGAAAGTGATAGTGAGAGTAGTTGCGGGGAATATTGTTGTAGGGAGTCATGATGAGAAGAAGGGTTTGGAGGAGAAATGGCGTAAGACCATAGGGGAGTTCTTCAGGGCGATGGGGGTTCTGACTGTACCTGATGTGCTCCCGTATTTGAAGTGGTTGGATTGGTTTGGAGGGATGAGCAAAGCGTTTGAGAAGACGGGGAGAATGATGGATAGTTTACTACAAGAGTGGGTGGAGGAGCACAAGACACGCAGCAGAATTTCTGAAAGAGATGAAAGCTTCATGGCGGAGATGATGCGCGTGGCTGATGGGATTGCCGAGGAGTTCCCTGACTATGATGCTGATACGATAACCAAAGCTACGTGCcag acaATGATGTTAGGAGGAAGCGATACAACGTCGGTAACTCTTACATGGACTTTGTGTTTACTGCTCAACAATCAGCACACCCTCAAAAGGGCTCAAGAAGAGCTAGACAAACACATCGGCAGAGAAAGACTGGTAAAGGAATCAGACCTTGAAAAATTAGTCTATATCAAAGCTATAATCAAGGAAACACTACGTATCCAGCCATCTGCACCGCTACTGCCACCGCGAGAATCGGTGGAGGACTGCACTGTGGCAGGCTACCACATCCCGGCCGGCACACGCCTGATAGTGAATATGTGGAAACTCCATCGTGACCCCCGAGTTTGGGATGATCCATTGGAATTCCAGCCTGAAAGGTTTCTAGTCAAACATAAAGAGGTCGATGTTCAAGGAAAACACTATGAATTGCTCCCTTTTGGTGGGGGTAGAAGGATCTGTCCGGGAATTTCTTTCGCCCTTCAGGTAATGGAGTTCGCACTTGCTAGTTTCTTGCACGGGTTTGAGATTGAAAAGTTTTTAGATGATGCGATCGATATGACAGGTAGTTTTGGTTCTACCAATATGAAAGCCAAACCACTCGAAGTCTTTCTCAAGCCAAGATTGTCTCCTGATCTTTATGCTTGA
- the LOC105178146 gene encoding calpain-15 translates to MAGGGGGKEGDWECSGCHNRNYAFRSFCNRCKQPRLLVDTKTPADSKWLPRIGDWICTGCTNNNYASREKCKKCGQPKEVAAMPAVAIPGASVPTHPTYFARAQGGGMMTLGALHPSMSLSSSWPLGGTDQYGNQPTGPYGLQPASNWPSGSISDISYASQKTQLPPVSNGNGWRTGDWMCTCGFHNYSSRVQCKKCNAPQPISTPSLVSPAVTALGTKRLASEEFVHNWDNKRLNAGQAYALQQPYPGFESFPSPGGTQLNSLYPTIPTGNTATPQTLQFNLQIPRAPATATLLGKGAKQWRDGDWMCSNCNNHNYASRAQCNRCKSQREVPAQPLSVA, encoded by the exons atggCAGGCGGCGGCGGAGGGAAAGAAGGTGACTGGGAGTGCAGCGGATGCCACAACAGGAACTATGCCTTCAGATCCTTTTGCAACCGTTGTAAACAGCCCCGCCTTCTCGTTGATACCAAAACCCCGGCCGATTCGAAGTGGCTTCCCCGCATTGGCGATTGGATCTGCACTg GTTGCACTAACAACAATTATGCATCAAGAGAAAAGTGCAAAAAGTGTGGGCAACCTAAGGAGGTAGCAGCAATGCCAGCAGTTGCAATCCCTGGAGCTTCTGTCCCTACTCATCCAACTTATTTTGCCAGGGCTCAAGGAGGAGGTATGATGACCCTCGGAGCTCTCCATCCATCAATGTCTTTGAGCTCAAGTTGGCCCCTTGGAGGGACTGATCAATATGGAAACCAACCTACTGGTCCATATGGACTTCAGCCAGCATCGAATTGGCCCTCCGGAAGTATATCTGACATTTCATATGCTAGCCAAAAAACTCAACTTCCTCCAGTTTCAAATGGTAATGGATGGCGTACTGGTGATTGGATGTGCACCTGTGGCTTCCACAATTATTCTTCACGTGTTCAG TGCAAAAAGTGCAATGCCCCTCAACCAATATCAACACCATCTCTTGTCAGCCCTGCAGTTACAG CTCTTGGAACAAAACGCCTGGCCTCTGAAGAATTTGTTCATAACTGGGACAATAAGAGACTGAATGCAGGACAA GCATACGCACTGCAACAACCATATCCAGGATTTGAGTCATTCCCAAGTCCTGGTGGTACTCAATTAAATAGTCTATACCCTACCATTCCCACTGGAAATACAGCAACTCCGCAAACTTTGCAGTTCAACCTTCAAATACCACGTGCACCAGCAACAGCTACACTCCTTGGGAAAGG AGCAAAGCAATGGCGTGATGGGGATTGGATGTGCTCAAATTGCAATAATCATAATTACGCCTCACGAGCACAATGTAATAG GTGCAAAAGTCAGAGAGAGGTGCCTGCTCAGCCCCTGAGTGTTGCTTAG